Below is a genomic region from Streptomyces sp. NBC_00461.
GCCCGACGCGGGCCACGCGGCCCTCGGCTCCGGCGTCCTGGTCGGCGAGGTCGACCAGGCCCGCAAGCTGTTCCACGGCACGGAGGCCCTGCTCGACGCGTTCGGCGACGCGGTGCCCGACACCGAACCGGCCGAAGTGCGCACCCTGCTGGCCAAGTTCGGCCTCAAGGCGGACCACGTCCTGCGCCCGGCGGCGACCCTGTCCCCGGGCGAACGCACCAGGGCCGCCCTGGCCCTGCTCCAGGGGCGGGGCGTCAACCTCCTCGTCCTCGACGAACCGACCAATCACCTCGACCTGCCGGCCATCGAGCAGTTGGAGTCCGCCCTCGACGCCTACGAGGGCACGCTCCTCCTGGTCACCCACGACCGGCGCATGCTGGACGCGGTGCATGTGACCCGCCGCCTGGAAGTCTCGGCAGGAAAAGTTACGGAGCGTTAGTCTCACTCCGGGCGCCCGACTCACCCCTCCGTCTGCCGCGTACGCTGACGGCGATTCTTCGTGGGCTACTGGTCAGGGAGTGGTGATGGGCGCCAAGGCGAACCGGTCGGGTGTGCGGATCATGCACGAGGAGGCCCTCTTCGCGCGGATACGCGGGACCCAGGACCGGATCGCGGACGGGATCACCGCCTTCGCCGGAACGATGCAGTTCGTGTATCTGCACGCCCTGTGGTTCGCGGTGTGGATCGTGTGCAACGAAGGGGTGTTCGGCGACGGGGCGGTCTGGGACCCGTACCCCTTCGGACTGCTCACCATGATCGTCAGCCTGGAGGCGATCTTCCTGTCCACCTTCGTCATGGTCAGCCAGAACCGTCAGGCCGCCCGCGAGAACGTACGCGCCGACCTGGACTTCGAGACCAACGTGCGCTCGGAGGTGTGGTCCATCCACATGGGCCGCGCCCTCGGCGTCGACCCCGCGGAGGTCGAACGGCGTGTTCAGGAACTCCTCACGGAAAACCGCGCCCTGATGAACGGCACCGCCCGGCCCTCGGACTGAACATGATCACGCTGCGGTCGCCACCCGGATGTGCGCGCCTGTGTCAGCGTCGGCGCGTGGCCAGACTCGGGTAGTCGAGGACGAATCCGTCGCCGTCGAACTCCAGGTCACTTCTGAAGGCGCCCGAGGAGTAGCGGACCCGGGTGCCCCGCTCGGTGGGACCGAGGTGGGTGTACGTCTGCTGTGAGGGCTGCACGGCCAGGTCCGGCACCGACACCCACGCCATCAGGAACTCCCGTTCGCCGGGCGTCTGATGGAGGCCGTGTCGCAGCACCGGCATGGTGTTGGTGAGCGGGCACAGACCCAGGTCGCAGTCGAGTGCGCCGTCGACGTCCGGCAGCGGCTCGCCGTCCGCGGTCCACCGGCCATGACCGTCGTGCCGCAGGTCGAGGGTGCGGGTACCGGTCCCGGTCTCTGCCGTGACGCTCAGCCGGCGGGTCACGAAGTCCTCGCCCGCATCGAGTTCGTACGAGATCCAGTACGGCTCCGGCACGACCCCGACCGCCCGTCCGCGGGCCCGCAGGGAGCCGTCGGAGAGTTCGGCCCAGGCGGTCTCGTATCCCTTGCTCTCGATGACGTCCCAGGTGATGACACGGGAGATGGCCATGCCGATCACTCTAGGCCTGAAAGGGCGCTGCACGCCCTTTCAGGGGCGCGGGGAACCGCGCGACCGGCCACAACCGGCCCGCGGTTCCCCACGGACTTCCCGCCCAAGGCTCAGCGCTTGCCGTTCTTGGGGTTCAGCAGCCCTGCCTTGCGCAGGGCATCGGCCATCGCACTGTTGGCCGGCGGCGCCGCCTGGCGCGACCCACCGCCCTGACCGCTGCGGCCGCCACCCTGACGCTGCCCTTGCCCTTGCCCTTGCCCTTGCCCTTGCCCTTGCCCCTGGCTCTGACGCTGCCCCTGCCGCTGCTGGGGCGGGCGCCCACCCCGCTGCCGACGGTCACCGCCGCCGCCCTGCTGCTGATCCTGCGCGGCCGCCTCGTCGTCCAGCCGCAGCGTGAGCGAGATCCGCTTGCGCGGAATGTCGATGTCGAGGACCTTCACCTTGACGATGTCCCCGGACTTCACGACGTCCCGCGGGTCCTTGACGAACGTCTTCGACATGGCGGACACATGGACCAGACCGTCCTGGTGGACGCCGATGTCCACGAACGCGCCGAAGGCCGCCACGTTCGTGACGACGCCCTCCAGCACCATCCCGGACGACAGGTCGGCGATCTTCTCCACGCCCTCCTTGAAGGTGGCCGTCTTGAAGGCCGGCCGCGGGTCGCGACCCGGCTTCTCCAGCTCCTTGAGGATGTCCGTGACGGTCGGCAACCCGAACGACTCGTTCACGAAGTCACCCGGCTTGAGCGAGCGCAGCGTCGCCGTGTTGCCGATGAGCGCGGCCACTTCCTGCCCTGACGTCTTCACCATGCGCCGCACGACCGGGTACGCCTCGGGGTGCACGCTGGACGCGTCCAGCGGGTCGTCGCCGCCGCGGATGCGGAGGAAGCCCGCGCACTGCTCGTAGGCCTTGGGGCCGAGCCGTGCCACGCCCTTGAGCTGCGTACGGGACTTGAACGGTCCGTTGGCGTCGCGGTGCGCCACGATGTTCTCGGCCAGCCCGGCGGTGATGCCGGAGACGCGCGCGAGCAGCGGGGCGGAGGCCGTGTTGACGTCCACGCCCACGCCGTTCACACAGTCCTCCACGACCGCGTCCAGCGAGCGCGACAGCTTCACCTCGGACAGGTCGTGCTGGTACTGGCCGACGCCGATCGACTTGGGGTCGATCTTCACCAGCTCGGCGAGCGGGTCCTGCAGCCGGCGTGCGATCGACACGGCGCCGCGCAGCGACACGTCCATGTCGGGCAGTTCCTGCGAGGCGAACGCGGACGCCGAGTACACGGACGCGCCCGCCTCGGACACCATCACCTTGGTGAGGTTCAACTCCGGGTGCTTGGCGATGAGTTCACCGGCGAGCTTGTCGGTCTCGCGGGACGCCGTGCCGTTGCCGATCGCGATCAGGTCGACCGCGTGCTCCTTCGACAGGCGGGCCAGCTTGGCGATCGCCTCGTCCCACTTGTTGGCGGGCACGTGCGGGTGGATGACGTCCGTGGCGACCACCTTGCCGGTCGCGTCCACGACGGCGACCTTCACGCCCGTACGGAATCCGGGGTCCAGGCCCAGCGTCCCGCGCGTGCCGGCCGGGGCGGCGAGCAGCAGGTCGCGCAGGTTGGTCGCGAACACGTGGACGGCCTCGTCCTCGGCCGTCGTGCGCAGCCGCAGCCGCAGGTCGATGCCGAGGTGCACGAGGATGCGGGTGCGCCAGGCCCAACGGACCGTGTCCGTCAGCCACTTGTCGCCCGGGCGACCGCGGTCGGCGATCTGGAACCTGTGGGCGACGATCCCCTCGTACGACGAGGGCCCGTCCGTCGGCTCCTCCGGCTCCAGGACGAGGTCGAGGACCTCCTCCTTCTCGCCGCGCAGCATCGCGAGGATGCGGTGCGAGGGCAGCTCGGTGTACGGCTCGGCGAAGTCGAAGTAGTCGGCGAACTTGGCGCCCGCCTCCTCCTTGCCGTCCCGGACCTTCGCGGCGAGGCGGCCGCGCACCCACATGCGCTCGCGCAGCTCGCCGATCAGGTCCGCGTCCTCCGAGAACCGCTCGGTCAGGATCGCCCGGGCGCCGTCGAGGGCGGCCTGCGGATCGGCGACGCCCTTGTCGGCGTCGACGAACGCGGCGGCGGCCGCGAGCGGTTCGACGGTCGGGTCGCTGAGCAGGCCTTCGGCCAGCGGCTC
It encodes:
- a CDS encoding DUF1003 domain-containing protein translates to MGAKANRSGVRIMHEEALFARIRGTQDRIADGITAFAGTMQFVYLHALWFAVWIVCNEGVFGDGAVWDPYPFGLLTMIVSLEAIFLSTFVMVSQNRQAARENVRADLDFETNVRSEVWSIHMGRALGVDPAEVERRVQELLTENRALMNGTARPSD
- a CDS encoding putative glycolipid-binding domain-containing protein, which translates into the protein MAISRVITWDVIESKGYETAWAELSDGSLRARGRAVGVVPEPYWISYELDAGEDFVTRRLSVTAETGTGTRTLDLRHDGHGRWTADGEPLPDVDGALDCDLGLCPLTNTMPVLRHGLHQTPGEREFLMAWVSVPDLAVQPSQQTYTHLGPTERGTRVRYSSGAFRSDLEFDGDGFVLDYPSLATRRR
- a CDS encoding Tex family protein; protein product: MTTPGSSGSINVGSIEGRIAEELGVRERQVKAAVELLDGGSTVPFIARYRKEATEMLDDAQLRTLEERLRYLRELEERRAAILTSVREQGKLTEELEAQIRGAETKARLEDIYLPFKPKRRTKAQIAREAGLEPLAEGLLSDPTVEPLAAAAAFVDADKGVADPQAALDGARAILTERFSEDADLIGELRERMWVRGRLAAKVRDGKEEAGAKFADYFDFAEPYTELPSHRILAMLRGEKEEVLDLVLEPEEPTDGPSSYEGIVAHRFQIADRGRPGDKWLTDTVRWAWRTRILVHLGIDLRLRLRTTAEDEAVHVFATNLRDLLLAAPAGTRGTLGLDPGFRTGVKVAVVDATGKVVATDVIHPHVPANKWDEAIAKLARLSKEHAVDLIAIGNGTASRETDKLAGELIAKHPELNLTKVMVSEAGASVYSASAFASQELPDMDVSLRGAVSIARRLQDPLAELVKIDPKSIGVGQYQHDLSEVKLSRSLDAVVEDCVNGVGVDVNTASAPLLARVSGITAGLAENIVAHRDANGPFKSRTQLKGVARLGPKAYEQCAGFLRIRGGDDPLDASSVHPEAYPVVRRMVKTSGQEVAALIGNTATLRSLKPGDFVNESFGLPTVTDILKELEKPGRDPRPAFKTATFKEGVEKIADLSSGMVLEGVVTNVAAFGAFVDIGVHQDGLVHVSAMSKTFVKDPRDVVKSGDIVKVKVLDIDIPRKRISLTLRLDDEAAAQDQQQGGGGDRRQRGGRPPQQRQGQRQSQGQGQGQGQGQGQGQRQGGGRSGQGGGSRQAAPPANSAMADALRKAGLLNPKNGKR